The genomic stretch TTCGGCGACCAGCTCCACCCCTCGGGCAGGCTCGACGAGCAGACCTATCGAAACGTCGGCGAGGCGTTCGAGTACGTCCGGACGCTCGAGACCTGGCTGCCCGACGCGAAGCCCAAGGCGAACCTCGGCGTCCTGTTCAATGCGGAGACGAGCAACCGGTCCGTCCACGGCACGAGCAGCTCGCTGCACGACGAGGGGCTGTGCAACATGCTGCTCGAGTCGCAGATCGACTTCGAGCGCGTCTACCCCGACCGCGACCTGTCGCGCTTTGATGCGATCGTGCTGCCCGGCACGCGCAGCCTGACGCGCGACACCGCCGCAGCGCTGCAACGGTTCACCGTCGCGGGCGGACGGCTGTTGGTACTCGGCGAGGGCTGCCTGCTCGCTGGCGCCGACGAGCTCGCCCTCGACATCGGCGGCGAGTACCTCGGTCATGCGAATTTTCAGGTCGACTACACGCTTGCCGGCGACGCACTGCGGCCGTTGGGCGACCTGGGCGTCGGGCCGTTCCTCAACTACACCGCCGCCCCGCGGATCAAGCCGACCGACGGTCAGGTGCTGGCGGCGATCCGCGAGCCCTACTTCGACCGCACCTACGGCCGATACTGCTCGCACCAGAACACGCCCTACGTCCTGCAGGACGCGCCCCATGTAGCCGCCGTGCGCAAGGGCAACGTGCTGACGCTGCCGCACTCGCTCGGGCTGCTCTACGCTAAGCACGGCGCCCGCGTCCATCGAGAACTCGCCACGGCCGCGCTTAAGCTCCTGGGCTTTGCGCCGACGGTGACGGTCGAGGGACTGATGAGCGCCGGCCGCGTGGCCCTCTACGAGCAGGCAAGCCACGGCCGACACGTCCTGCACCTGACCTACGCCGTGCCGACGCCGCGCGGTCGGTGCATGGTGATCGAGGACCTGCCTACCCTTCGCGACGTCCGTGTGAGCGTAAAGCTCGATGGCGTGACGAGCGCGCGACTCCCGCTGCGCGGCGAGACGCTGCAGGCCAACCGCGAGGGCGACCGCCTCACCTTCACCCTTCCTCGGCTGCGAATGCACGAACTCGTCGAGTTGACGTAGCCGTAGCCGACCGGATTGGCGCGGCCGCTTTATCGGCGGCCAGTGTTGAACAGTTTCACTTTCAGTTGGAACCGGCGCAGGACCCGTTGTCATCCCGATGGGAGCGGTAGCGACCGGAGGGATCTCGACTGACTCACGGTGCGGGCCGTGGGAGATCCCTCGGGTCGCTACCGCTCCCATCGGGATGACAGTACCTTGACCCCCTACGTTAAAGGAACGTGCTCCGGCACGCACGCCGAACCGCAATCCGGCCGCTTAAGCGGCGTCGCTGGCCGTTGCGATATTGAGGGTGCGCCCTTTGCGTGCGTTCCCGCATCATCATGCGCGACCGACGGCACAGCGGACGATCACGGATCGCACTTGTTGAAGGCAACCCGTGGGGTCGAGCTTACGGGTCAAAGCGTCATCATCCAAAGGATCGCCGCGGGTGGGCGGCGCCTTCTTCCTTCATCTTCTGACGGGCCAGTTCAAGGAGAAGATCCGCGCGGAGCTCGGGTTCCTTGTCCCACAGGTTGTCGTACTGGTCCGGATCCTCCTT from Tepidisphaeraceae bacterium encodes the following:
- a CDS encoding alpha-amylase family protein; this translates as MTYEPLDDRRYRQVHLDFHTSEHIADVGAEFDPDAFVATLKLGHVDAINLFAKCHHSWSYYPTEVGQRHPNLVPGLDLLGEQIKACHAAGIRCPIYYTVGWSSNDAADHPDWCVRQQDGSLLANIAAYDLNAAPDKLKPAGGWFFLCPSGEYRRLMLEQTREILETYEVDGLWYDICNFETCWCHNCRAGMKEAGYDAEKVDDAAAYCVDKWESFMKACRDLIAERRPGASVFFNGLVHVVTPPRILAQQTHYELEDLPTVWGGYDKLPPRARFFAGDGKKTIAMSGKFHTAWGEFGGYKHPDALRYEAASMVSFGAMCNFGDQLHPSGRLDEQTYRNVGEAFEYVRTLETWLPDAKPKANLGVLFNAETSNRSVHGTSSSLHDEGLCNMLLESQIDFERVYPDRDLSRFDAIVLPGTRSLTRDTAAALQRFTVAGGRLLVLGEGCLLAGADELALDIGGEYLGHANFQVDYTLAGDALRPLGDLGVGPFLNYTAAPRIKPTDGQVLAAIREPYFDRTYGRYCSHQNTPYVLQDAPHVAAVRKGNVLTLPHSLGLLYAKHGARVHRELATAALKLLGFAPTVTVEGLMSAGRVALYEQASHGRHVLHLTYAVPTPRGRCMVIEDLPTLRDVRVSVKLDGVTSARLPLRGETLQANREGDRLTFTLPRLRMHELVELT